A genomic region of Candidatus Zixiibacteriota bacterium contains the following coding sequences:
- a CDS encoding right-handed parallel beta-helix repeat-containing protein: MRLVKVGLVLLVISHCVLAATIRVPQDQATIQAGIDAAVDGDTVLVGPGVYTENLRFDGKAAVVLSSTGSETTIISSSTPGLPVVRFIDSEDTTSVLDGFTIRDATNAHGIRIESSSPVIQNCVITNCSWDGDGGAISFVWSAAKLRYNRIHGNYGTNTGGGIGGGGALPSFLEIIGNEIYDNHCAHGVGIGSPPGGLRARIERNIIRDNTGTAEAAAGIYINNCVDCQIVNNTIVRNTKGIAIYGGAANVQNNILAQNQLEAFYPYAVGDYNDVWANGSVNSPGPNGISSDPRFMNSDSSDFRLQSDSPCIDRGNPSASYNDPDGSRNDIGAMAYEPTVGRIRYVPSEYPTIQAAIDSAVNGDTVLVDEGVYYERLNLLGKRVVVASEYLIDGDSIHIEQTVIDGDTAIVPTIADTASVFRFVQGEDSSTVVTGFTIRNGGDYGVLSKAAGFTLRRCLMDGTGIRVFGDFPDWVDVVLDECQVHDREIMVDSPGLLLIRGSKIFCPVSSSLSYTRYTKLQLESSSVVSVNLGSNDDLVTFSSTVQGQITAVDGSFQRIESSVVSGLLQTGAGGIVIVDSSQIGGLLVSQESRVYSIWSMINGEVVSIAPANFVEILDFRHTTLVGDITRVDGRLSNLVLDSCNMVLNSPLEFDSRWKNVYIHCSNIYAGGELWFTGFPDSTSEFDTLGVFSLLPIFCDEENGIYTIRNSSPCAPANNSCGVLIGAYGVGCENAPPVLTSESDLTIVKRVPFTYIATSEDSDGPSASYSFMNLPSWLDSADDSCFGTPQLDDSDTSFAIVVSDGFLADTMVVTLHLLETPVVAGIAVDGESEPLHVVSAAPLIAWDYSDTTGLYPQTAFEIAVGTDNDWQYAEMWNPAPVVSADTFVVYGGAPLIDGQTYWLRLRVSNSLGWSNWAELMFRMNSVPSIPQLVAPANGGIVTSPQPSLTIRRVPDAEGDSLLLTFEVTNDSSFAFFVPFTAQPGSDSLTTVNVPFYLTEDQHYWWRVKASDYYEESAYSAIWSFWLNGENIAPTHFDLLSPPDGLTPALTTTMPNLQWTRSRDFDPFDSVRYELHIALYPNFSFATIIAGITDTTYQIGEPLSWGTNYWWKVKATDVSTGVTWSNQVFSFRVMKIGDPDGNGQISISDAVFLINYIFAGGPAPVPLLSGDADCSGAISISDAVYLINYIFAAGPAPCEP; the protein is encoded by the coding sequence ATGCGCCTTGTCAAAGTTGGGTTGGTATTGTTGGTCATTAGTCATTGCGTGTTGGCGGCGACGATCCGGGTGCCGCAGGATCAGGCGACGATTCAGGCGGGGATAGATGCGGCGGTGGATGGGGATACGGTGTTGGTGGGGCCGGGGGTGTATACGGAGAACCTGAGATTCGACGGCAAAGCAGCAGTGGTGTTGAGTTCGACGGGCTCGGAGACAACAATTATCAGCTCCAGCACGCCGGGACTCCCAGTCGTTCGGTTTATCGACAGCGAAGATACAACATCGGTTCTCGATGGCTTCACGATTCGGGATGCAACAAATGCCCACGGCATTAGGATTGAGAGCTCATCCCCAGTAATCCAGAACTGCGTGATCACAAACTGCTCATGGGACGGTGATGGTGGTGCTATCAGTTTCGTCTGGTCAGCCGCAAAGCTCCGGTACAACCGAATTCACGGGAACTATGGGACTAACACAGGAGGCGGCATTGGCGGCGGTGGTGCACTGCCCAGCTTTCTGGAAATAATCGGGAACGAAATCTACGATAATCATTGCGCACATGGCGTCGGCATCGGCTCGCCACCAGGCGGGCTGAGGGCGCGTATTGAGCGCAACATTATTCGTGACAATACGGGGACAGCAGAGGCTGCCGCGGGCATCTACATCAACAATTGTGTCGATTGTCAGATTGTGAATAACACGATCGTGAGAAACACAAAGGGGATTGCCATTTACGGTGGGGCGGCAAATGTTCAGAACAACATCCTGGCCCAGAATCAATTGGAGGCATTCTATCCTTATGCTGTGGGAGACTACAACGACGTTTGGGCTAATGGAAGTGTGAATTCCCCCGGTCCAAACGGCATATCGAGCGATCCAAGGTTTATGAATTCAGACAGCAGTGATTTTCGACTACAATCAGATTCCCCGTGCATCGATCGAGGCAATCCCAGCGCCTCTTACAATGACCCTGACGGCAGTCGGAATGACATCGGAGCAATGGCTTACGAGCCGACTGTGGGGAGAATCCGGTACGTGCCGAGCGAGTACCCGACGATTCAGGCGGCGATCGATTCTGCGGTTAATGGCGATACAGTACTTGTAGATGAAGGGGTCTATTACGAACGCCTTAACTTGCTTGGAAAGAGAGTCGTTGTTGCCAGTGAATATCTAATTGATGGTGACTCAATACACATTGAACAGACTGTAATCGACGGAGATACCGCAATTGTTCCAACTATTGCTGATACAGCAAGTGTGTTTAGATTCGTGCAAGGTGAGGATTCAAGCACTGTGGTGACGGGTTTCACGATTAGAAACGGCGGAGATTACGGTGTTCTTTCGAAAGCTGCAGGATTCACACTCAGGCGTTGTCTAATGGACGGAACAGGCATCAGAGTGTTTGGCGATTTCCCCGATTGGGTTGATGTAGTGTTGGATGAGTGTCAAGTTCACGATCGAGAGATAATGGTTGATTCACCTGGACTGCTTCTGATAAGGGGAAGTAAGATATTCTGCCCTGTGAGCAGTAGTCTCAGCTACACCCGTTACACCAAGCTGCAACTGGAGTCTTCATCGGTAGTGTCGGTGAATCTGGGTTCTAATGATGATTTGGTCACGTTTAGCTCAACGGTTCAGGGGCAGATTACCGCAGTTGATGGATCATTCCAGAGAATCGAATCGTCAGTTGTATCGGGGCTACTGCAGACTGGAGCAGGCGGAATTGTCATTGTAGATTCATCCCAGATCGGCGGTCTATTAGTGAGTCAAGAGTCAAGGGTGTACTCAATCTGGAGCATGATAAACGGAGAAGTTGTGTCAATTGCACCGGCGAACTTCGTTGAAATTTTGGATTTTAGGCATACTACGCTCGTCGGCGACATCACGCGAGTGGACGGTAGATTGTCAAATCTTGTTCTTGATAGCTGTAATATGGTCCTCAACTCGCCGCTAGAGTTTGACAGCCGCTGGAAGAATGTTTACATCCATTGCAGTAATATTTATGCCGGAGGCGAGCTTTGGTTTACCGGGTTCCCAGACTCAACTTCAGAATTTGACACCCTCGGAGTTTTTTCGCTGCTGCCTATATTCTGCGATGAAGAAAACGGCATTTACACAATTCGAAACAGCTCACCCTGCGCCCCCGCCAACAACTCCTGCGGGGTCTTGATCGGAGCATATGGTGTGGGTTGTGAAAATGCGCCGCCAGTACTGACGTCTGAGTCGGACTTGACGATCGTCAAGAGGGTGCCGTTTACTTACATCGCGACGTCGGAAGACAGCGACGGGCCGAGCGCGAGCTACTCGTTCATGAATCTGCCGTCGTGGTTGGATTCTGCTGACGATAGCTGCTTCGGGACGCCCCAGCTTGATGATTCCGATACTTCGTTCGCAATTGTGGTCTCGGACGGTTTCCTCGCGGATACGATGGTTGTCACGCTTCATCTGCTGGAAACGCCAGTCGTCGCGGGTATCGCAGTTGACGGAGAATCTGAGCCGCTGCATGTGGTGTCAGCCGCGCCGTTGATTGCATGGGACTATTCGGATACGACCGGGCTTTATCCCCAGACCGCATTCGAGATCGCGGTTGGTACCGACAACGACTGGCAGTATGCCGAAATGTGGAATCCGGCGCCGGTGGTGTCGGCGGATACGTTTGTGGTGTATGGCGGCGCGCCGCTGATCGATGGACAGACGTACTGGTTGCGGCTGCGCGTCAGCAACTCGCTCGGGTGGTCGAATTGGGCGGAGCTGATGTTCCGCATGAACAGCGTGCCCTCCATACCGCAGTTGGTTGCGCCTGCGAATGGCGGAATTGTGACCAGCCCGCAGCCGAGTCTCACAATCCGAAGAGTGCCCGACGCTGAAGGCGACAGCTTGCTTCTGACCTTTGAAGTTACCAATGACAGCTCGTTCGCCTTCTTCGTTCCGTTTACGGCGCAACCAGGCAGTGATTCGCTGACGACGGTGAATGTTCCGTTTTACCTCACGGAAGATCAGCACTACTGGTGGCGGGTGAAGGCGAGCGATTACTACGAGGAATCGGCGTACTCGGCGATCTGGTCGTTCTGGCTGAACGGCGAAAACATCGCGCCGACGCATTTCGATTTGCTGTCGCCGCCCGACGGTTTGACGCCGGCCTTGACGACGACAATGCCGAATTTGCAGTGGACGCGCTCGCGCGACTTTGATCCGTTCGATTCGGTGCGCTACGAGCTTCACATTGCGCTCTATCCCAACTTCAGCTTTGCGACGATCATCGCGGGCATTACTGACACAACGTACCAGATCGGCGAGCCATTGAGTTGGGGGACGAATTACTGGTGGAAGGTCAAGGCGACCGACGTGAGCACGGGAGTAACCTGGTCGAATCAGGTGTTTTCGTTCCGCGTCATGAAGATTGGCGACCCGGACGGTAATGGACAGATTTCGATTTCGGATGCGGTGTTTCTGATCAATTACATATTTGCCGGAGGGCCGGCGCCGGTGCCGCTATTGTCCGGTGATGCGGATTGCAGCGGGGCGATTTCGATTTCCGACGCGGTGTATTTGATCAATTACATTTTTGCTGCGGGGCCGGCGCCGTGTGAGCCGTAG
- a CDS encoding Lrp/AsnC family transcriptional regulator, which produces MIDELDKQILQILQEDARIPNSDIAKKIGIVPSATAERIKKLVQRGVISGYDVRLDAKALDLGLVAFVFVRADEPVNTCQTALEMTALPQVLEVHNIAGEDCYLVKVRVRDTEALGQFLRDKLGAIKTVRNTRTVIALETFKENGPLPLSELPSGKVND; this is translated from the coding sequence ATGATTGACGAATTAGACAAGCAAATCCTGCAGATTCTCCAGGAAGACGCACGAATCCCCAATTCTGATATCGCCAAAAAGATTGGGATTGTTCCCTCAGCGACGGCGGAGCGGATCAAGAAGCTGGTGCAGCGGGGGGTTATCAGCGGCTATGATGTGCGGCTCGATGCGAAAGCGCTCGATCTGGGGTTGGTGGCGTTTGTCTTTGTGCGCGCGGACGAGCCGGTCAACACCTGCCAGACGGCGCTGGAGATGACGGCACTGCCGCAGGTGCTGGAAGTGCATAATATCGCGGGGGAAGATTGCTACCTGGTGAAAGTGCGGGTGCGCGACACGGAAGCGCTGGGGCAATTCTTGCGCGACAAGCTGGGAGCGATCAAGACGGTGCGCAACACGCGCACGGTGATTGCGCTGGAAACGTTTAAAGAAAATGGTCCGTTGCCGCTGAGTGAACTTCCAAGTGGAAAGGTCAATGACTGA
- a CDS encoding EamA family transporter yields MTESSTTARWRIVVGFLAIYLIWGSTYLAIRFTIETIPPLLSAGIRFLIGGSLLYLWARASGAVAATPAQWRNSGIIGLLLVVGGTGTVTWAEQYVPSGLAALMVAAMPFWMVLIDWLRPNGQKPASSVIAGLVMGFAGIVVLVGPGNLGGAPVSTIGAVAVLMATLSWASGSIYSRHVDLPQSRLLSVGIQMLVGGATMLAMGAMIGELPQFHISLFTLKSVAALLYLAIIGSLAFAAYVWLLKVSTPAKVSTYAFVNPVVAVIVGWAFAGEALSARTLIAAAIIVTAVAVLTLAKGRQPKREEAAQSSPAPVSTCEAE; encoded by the coding sequence ATGACTGAATCATCAACAACCGCCCGCTGGCGCATCGTCGTCGGCTTCCTGGCGATCTACCTGATCTGGGGATCGACCTATTTGGCGATTCGGTTCACGATCGAAACGATTCCGCCGCTGTTGTCGGCGGGAATCCGATTCCTGATCGGCGGGTCGCTGTTGTACTTGTGGGCGCGGGCGAGCGGCGCCGTTGCGGCGACTCCGGCGCAGTGGCGCAACAGCGGGATCATCGGACTTCTGTTGGTGGTCGGCGGGACGGGGACGGTCACTTGGGCGGAGCAATATGTGCCGTCGGGACTGGCAGCGTTGATGGTGGCGGCGATGCCGTTTTGGATGGTGCTGATAGATTGGCTGCGACCGAATGGGCAGAAACCGGCCTCAAGCGTGATCGCCGGGCTGGTGATGGGATTTGCGGGGATCGTGGTGCTGGTCGGACCGGGCAACCTGGGCGGTGCGCCGGTGAGTACAATCGGCGCGGTGGCGGTGCTTATGGCGACGCTGTCGTGGGCGTCGGGGTCGATCTACTCGCGGCATGTCGATTTGCCGCAGTCGCGACTGTTGTCGGTGGGAATTCAAATGCTAGTCGGCGGCGCGACGATGCTGGCGATGGGGGCGATGATCGGCGAATTGCCGCAGTTCCATATCAGTTTGTTTACCCTCAAGTCGGTGGCGGCGCTGCTGTATCTGGCGATCATCGGCTCGCTGGCATTTGCGGCGTATGTCTGGCTGCTGAAAGTGAGCACGCCGGCGAAAGTGTCGACGTATGCGTTTGTGAATCCGGTGGTGGCGGTGATCGTGGGCTGGGCGTTTGCGGGCGAGGCGTTGTCGGCGCGGACTTTGATTGCAGCGGCGATTATCGTGACAGCCGTCGCAGTGTTGACTTTGGCAAAGGGTCGGCAGCCGAAGCGCGAAGAGGCGGCGCAGTCGTCCCCGGCTCCGGTGTCAACCTGCGAGGCGGAATGA
- a CDS encoding pyridoxamine 5'-phosphate oxidase family protein — translation MSQNEAQFPKLRRSDRQVADDEWIRRFLERAPYAIVALHQEGYPHLVSNIFYYERATNCIYLHGAKEGETRRAIERDPRATLTATRMGRLLPAKTATNMSVEYESVQVRGRVEIMTDIEQATEKMQSLVNKYFPHLRRGADYAEIARSEIEHITAYCLQIESWQAKRKQERADFPGAFRFGEHGFLP, via the coding sequence ATGAGCCAGAACGAAGCGCAATTTCCGAAGCTGCGGCGCAGCGACCGGCAGGTCGCCGATGACGAGTGGATTCGGCGCTTCCTGGAGCGGGCGCCGTACGCGATTGTGGCGCTGCATCAAGAGGGCTATCCGCATCTGGTGAGCAACATCTTCTACTATGAGCGGGCGACGAACTGCATCTATCTGCACGGCGCCAAAGAGGGCGAGACGCGGCGGGCGATCGAGCGCGATCCGCGGGCGACGTTGACGGCGACGCGGATGGGGCGGTTGCTACCGGCCAAGACGGCGACGAACATGAGCGTCGAGTACGAGAGCGTGCAGGTGCGCGGCCGAGTCGAAATCATGACCGACATCGAGCAAGCGACCGAGAAGATGCAGTCTCTGGTGAACAAGTATTTTCCGCATCTGCGGCGCGGAGCCGACTACGCCGAGATTGCGCGCAGCGAGATCGAGCACATCACGGCGTATTGTCTGCAGATTGAATCATGGCAGGCCAAGCGCAAGCAGGAGCGCGCCGACTTTCCGGGAGCATTTCGCTTCGGTGAACACGGTTTTCTGCCATAG
- a CDS encoding DJ-1/PfpI family protein, translating to MEKTALLVMADGFEDIEAVAPIDVLTRAGVKVTIAALRPGAVHAAYGTTVMPHKTVDQITGLFDAIIFPGGRMNAESLAHSDKVIELAKQHFQAKKIVAAICAAPSHVLGEGAGLLRGKRATGDPGFNDRLAAAGAKVTNQKVTVDGNLITGMGPGAAMEFALMLAEKLVSKEVADQFAAKWQIAR from the coding sequence ATGGAAAAAACGGCATTGCTGGTGATGGCGGACGGCTTCGAAGACATCGAAGCGGTAGCGCCGATCGACGTGTTGACGCGGGCGGGCGTAAAGGTGACGATTGCGGCGCTGCGTCCGGGCGCGGTACATGCGGCGTACGGGACAACGGTGATGCCGCACAAAACGGTGGATCAGATCACAGGGTTGTTTGATGCGATTATTTTCCCGGGTGGCCGCATGAACGCGGAGAGTCTGGCACATTCGGACAAGGTGATCGAGCTGGCGAAGCAGCATTTTCAGGCCAAGAAGATCGTGGCGGCGATTTGCGCGGCACCGAGCCACGTCCTGGGTGAGGGCGCGGGCTTGCTGCGCGGCAAGCGGGCGACGGGCGATCCGGGGTTCAATGATCGATTGGCGGCTGCGGGAGCGAAAGTGACGAATCAGAAGGTGACCGTGGATGGGAATCTGATTACCGGTATGGGACCGGGAGCGGCGATGGAGTTTGCGTTGATGCTGGCGGAGAAGCTGGTGTCGAAGGAAGTTGCCGACCAATTTGCAGCCAAGTGGCAGATTGCGCGCTGA
- a CDS encoding DoxX family protein, protein MKGLLKIIVAPGNYGRSADIGLLIARVSTGSMMLFAHGWGKLANYGERVSSWADPIGLGSEVSLTLAVFAEFFCSLALIFGLGTRAAAIPLLVTMLVAALIVHTNDPWAKQELPLLFATVFVLLILAGPGRISVDNWLARKLNGGSSGIDVSA, encoded by the coding sequence ATGAAAGGACTGCTGAAGATCATCGTGGCGCCGGGCAACTACGGGCGCAGTGCGGATATCGGGCTGTTAATCGCGCGCGTGTCGACGGGGAGCATGATGTTGTTCGCACACGGCTGGGGCAAGTTGGCGAATTACGGCGAACGCGTGAGCAGTTGGGCCGATCCGATCGGGTTGGGGAGCGAAGTGAGTTTGACGCTGGCGGTGTTTGCAGAGTTTTTCTGCTCGCTGGCACTCATCTTCGGCTTGGGCACGCGGGCGGCCGCGATTCCACTTTTGGTTACGATGCTGGTGGCGGCGTTGATCGTGCACACCAACGATCCCTGGGCCAAGCAGGAGCTACCGCTGCTGTTCGCCACGGTGTTTGTGCTGCTGATCCTGGCGGGGCCGGGGCGAATTTCGGTCGACAATTGGCTGGCGCGGAAGCTTAACGGCGGGTCGAGCGGAATTGACGTGAGTGCCTGA
- the pepF gene encoding oligoendopeptidase F, translating to MPTTKNRAEIDPKYKWNFGDIYPGWDAWEKDRQQMEQKMNEYAALKGTLAGGAANLLKAFRLSDEMNMIAYKVYRYPQLQRDVNTKDNDVAAKLQQVQLMFAKFSTATAWFNPELLAIPWATMQQWLDSTPELAAYRFPITDLYRQQQHILDEKGEQLLSYFQPFNQAPQTAFTELSTSDIKFRKATFSDGKEILLTPGEYSQLLTNNRNQADRKLAFETMYGVYKDNENTYAAIYAGICQRDWALAQARNHSSTLAAALDGDNVPMAVYDNLVTSVKAGSGPMQRYYKLRKEALKLDSYHLYDGSVSVVDQDKSYDYDEVLPWVVESVAPLGKEYQEKLRKATASGWIDVYENEGKRTGAYSAGVYGVHPFMLMNFNGTLDGVFTLAHELGHTMHTQLSHESQPFATSQYTIFVAEVASTLNEHLFLDYMLKRTTDPKERIKLLEQQIDNIVGTFYTQVMFADYEHRAHQLVEQGQPVTAEVLSEVYRQIMLDYFGDSITMDELYDLIWTRIPHFYNSPYYVYQYATCFASSAKLVQGIQSKDAKVRKEAVDRYLTLLRSGGNDYPMEQLKKAGVDLTQPETIKAVVNQLDELVTIYEQELKKLKT from the coding sequence ATGCCGACGACCAAGAACCGGGCGGAGATTGATCCGAAGTACAAGTGGAACTTCGGCGACATTTACCCGGGCTGGGATGCCTGGGAAAAAGACCGCCAGCAGATGGAACAGAAGATGAACGAGTACGCGGCGCTGAAGGGAACGCTGGCCGGAGGCGCGGCCAACCTGCTCAAGGCGTTCCGGCTCAGCGACGAGATGAACATGATCGCCTACAAGGTGTACCGCTATCCGCAGTTACAGCGCGACGTCAACACTAAGGACAACGACGTTGCCGCGAAGCTGCAGCAAGTGCAGTTGATGTTTGCGAAGTTCAGCACGGCGACGGCGTGGTTCAACCCGGAGTTGCTGGCGATCCCATGGGCGACGATGCAGCAATGGCTCGACAGTACACCTGAGCTGGCGGCCTATCGGTTCCCGATCACGGATCTGTACCGGCAGCAGCAGCATATTCTCGACGAGAAAGGCGAGCAATTGCTGTCGTATTTTCAGCCGTTCAACCAGGCGCCGCAGACCGCGTTTACCGAGTTGTCGACCTCCGACATCAAATTTCGCAAAGCGACCTTTTCCGACGGCAAAGAGATTTTGCTGACGCCGGGCGAATACAGCCAGTTGCTGACGAACAACCGCAACCAGGCGGACCGCAAGCTGGCCTTTGAGACGATGTACGGGGTGTACAAGGACAACGAAAACACCTACGCGGCAATTTACGCGGGCATCTGCCAACGCGACTGGGCACTGGCACAGGCGCGCAATCACTCGTCGACGCTGGCGGCGGCGCTGGACGGCGACAACGTGCCGATGGCGGTGTACGACAACTTGGTCACCAGCGTCAAGGCAGGCAGCGGGCCGATGCAGCGCTATTACAAGCTGCGCAAGGAGGCGCTGAAGCTCGACAGTTATCACCTGTACGACGGTTCGGTGTCGGTGGTCGATCAGGATAAGTCATACGATTACGACGAAGTGTTGCCGTGGGTGGTGGAGTCGGTCGCGCCGTTGGGGAAGGAGTATCAGGAGAAGCTGCGGAAGGCGACCGCCTCGGGATGGATTGACGTGTACGAGAACGAGGGCAAGCGGACGGGTGCGTACTCGGCGGGTGTGTACGGGGTGCATCCGTTTATGTTGATGAATTTCAACGGCACGCTGGATGGCGTCTTTACGCTGGCGCACGAGCTGGGGCACACGATGCACACGCAGTTGTCGCACGAGAGTCAGCCGTTTGCGACGTCGCAATACACGATCTTCGTCGCGGAAGTGGCCTCGACGTTGAACGAGCATCTATTCCTCGACTACATGCTGAAGCGCACGACCGACCCGAAGGAGCGGATCAAGCTGCTGGAGCAGCAGATCGACAACATCGTGGGGACCTTCTATACGCAGGTGATGTTCGCCGATTACGAACACCGGGCGCATCAACTGGTCGAGCAGGGGCAGCCGGTCACGGCGGAGGTGCTGAGCGAGGTCTACCGGCAAATCATGCTGGACTACTTCGGGGACTCGATCACAATGGATGAGCTGTACGATCTGATCTGGACGCGCATCCCGCATTTCTACAACAGCCCGTATTACGTCTATCAATACGCCACGTGTTTTGCGTCCTCGGCCAAGCTGGTGCAGGGGATTCAGTCGAAGGATGCCAAGGTGCGCAAGGAGGCGGTCGATCGCTACCTGACGCTGCTGCGCTCGGGCGGCAACGACTACCCGATGGAGCAGTTGAAGAAGGCGGGTGTCGATCTGACGCAGCCGGAGACGATCAAGGCGGTCGTGAACCAACTCGACGAATTGGTGACGATCTACGAACAGGAACTGAAGAAGCTGAAGACTTAA
- a CDS encoding aldo/keto reductase, giving the protein MKSVCATVAATAGYAERFPELNFQPLSDTGLKVSPIGFGSYRIDTSFPQHREALRHALLSGINLIDTSANYTGGGSELLIGSAVEDLENEGVLRRDELVIVSKVGYLQGRIYRLSQNLKADGRGYPDLVEFANNLEHCIHPAFIEDQLTLSLSRLNCGAIDVYLLHNPEYYLAWAHRSGVDSAAAQTEYYRRIKLAFEHFEKECERGRIRYYGISSNTFPVTPADPEFTSLERVLEIANGISPLHRFRVIQFPLNLIETGGVTNRTHVDGLSALDLARRHNLAVLTNRPLNAIQGSNLVRLSEDNPQAAMLRSLVGEIDSDWAQAATLSQMAVRALRSSLGVTCVLVGMRDPAYVDDQLAELTRPLRVNDRLESWQRLRLRLDGSISEN; this is encoded by the coding sequence GTGAAATCAGTCTGCGCCACCGTCGCCGCGACCGCCGGCTACGCCGAACGTTTCCCGGAGCTGAATTTCCAGCCGCTGTCTGATACCGGCCTCAAAGTCAGCCCCATCGGCTTCGGCTCCTATCGCATCGACACCAGTTTCCCGCAGCACCGGGAGGCGCTTCGCCATGCGCTTCTCTCCGGTATCAACCTGATCGACACCAGCGCCAACTACACCGGCGGCGGCTCGGAACTGCTGATCGGCTCGGCCGTCGAAGACCTCGAAAACGAAGGCGTCCTCCGGCGCGACGAACTCGTCATCGTTTCCAAAGTCGGCTACCTGCAGGGACGTATCTACCGCCTCAGCCAGAATCTCAAAGCCGATGGCCGCGGCTATCCCGATCTCGTCGAGTTCGCCAACAACCTCGAGCACTGCATCCATCCGGCCTTCATCGAAGACCAACTCACGCTGTCGCTCAGCCGCCTCAATTGCGGCGCCATCGATGTCTATCTGCTGCACAATCCCGAATACTACCTTGCCTGGGCGCATCGCAGCGGCGTCGATTCCGCTGCGGCGCAGACCGAATACTACCGCCGCATCAAACTCGCTTTCGAGCATTTCGAGAAAGAGTGCGAGCGCGGTCGCATCCGCTACTACGGCATCAGCTCGAACACCTTTCCCGTCACACCCGCCGATCCGGAGTTCACTTCGCTCGAACGTGTCCTCGAGATTGCCAATGGCATCTCGCCGCTGCATCGTTTCCGGGTCATTCAGTTCCCCCTCAACCTGATCGAGACCGGTGGTGTCACCAATCGTACCCACGTCGACGGCCTCAGCGCTCTCGACCTCGCGCGCCGTCACAATCTGGCCGTACTGACCAATCGTCCGCTCAATGCCATCCAGGGCAGCAATCTCGTGCGTCTGTCCGAGGACAATCCGCAAGCGGCGATGTTGCGCAGTCTCGTCGGCGAAATCGACTCCGATTGGGCGCAAGCCGCGACTCTCAGCCAGATGGCCGTCCGTGCCCTCCGCTCCTCGCTCGGCGTCACCTGCGTGCTCGTCGGCATGCGCGATCCGGCCTACGTTGATGACCAGCTCGCCGAACTCACGCGGCCGCTGCGCGTCAACGACCGCCTCGAGTCCTGGCAGCGCCTCCGCCTCCGCCTCGACGGCAGCATCAGCGAAAACTAA
- the larE gene encoding ATP-dependent sacrificial sulfur transferase LarE, whose translation MSHEKYQHLLALLRDCRRVIVALSGGLDSSFLLYAAVQANGVAATLAAIGVSDSLAESERAFAADFARSLGLSAANIITIATREIEDDNYAANPPNRCYFCKSELYTRLNDLAAQREHEVVCDGANASDLGDHRPGMIAARERRVRSPLLEADLTKDEIRALAREFGLSVWDKPQSACLASRIPYGSTVTPEKLRQIDQAESFLRSLGFTQLRVRHHDQIARIELPVADMSRVINNGIREQINRRFHEIGFLFVTLDVAGFQSGSMNAMLKGRSDE comes from the coding sequence GTGAGCCACGAAAAGTATCAGCATCTGCTGGCGCTGCTGCGCGATTGCCGCCGCGTCATCGTCGCCCTCTCCGGCGGGCTCGACTCTTCGTTTCTGCTTTACGCCGCCGTGCAAGCCAACGGCGTCGCCGCCACGCTGGCCGCCATCGGCGTCTCCGATTCCCTCGCCGAATCCGAACGCGCCTTCGCCGCCGACTTCGCCCGTTCGCTCGGCCTGTCCGCGGCCAACATCATCACCATCGCCACCCGCGAAATCGAAGACGACAACTACGCCGCGAATCCGCCCAATCGCTGTTATTTCTGTAAGTCGGAACTCTATACCCGCCTCAATGATCTCGCCGCCCAACGTGAGCACGAGGTCGTCTGCGATGGTGCCAACGCCTCCGATCTCGGCGACCACCGCCCCGGCATGATCGCCGCCCGCGAACGCCGCGTCCGCTCGCCGTTGCTCGAGGCCGATTTGACCAAGGACGAAATCCGCGCCCTGGCTCGCGAGTTCGGGCTGTCCGTCTGGGATAAGCCGCAATCCGCTTGCCTCGCCTCGCGTATTCCCTATGGCAGCACCGTCACGCCGGAAAAACTCCGCCAGATCGATCAAGCCGAGTCCTTCCTGCGCTCGCTGGGCTTCACCCAACTCCGCGTCCGCCACCATGACCAGATCGCCCGCATCGAACTACCCGTGGCCGACATGAGCCGCGTTATCAATAACGGTATCCGCGAACAAATCAACCGCCGCTTCCACGAGATCGGTTTCCTCTTCGTCACGCTCGATGTCGCCGGATTCCAGTCGGGAAGTATGAATGCTATGCTGAAAGGCCGCTCCGATGAATGA